A region from the Prionailurus viverrinus isolate Anna chromosome E2, UM_Priviv_1.0, whole genome shotgun sequence genome encodes:
- the ZNF829 gene encoding zinc finger protein 829 isoform X6 — protein sequence MVLCQYGDHDLESMCETKILSLKKRHFSQVIFTHEDMPTFIQPTFLTPHQKTVNEEKPCECKICGKAFNQNSQFIQHQRTHSAEKNYKCKECGKSFSRGSLVTRHQRIHTGEKPYECKECGKAFSCSSYFSQHQRIHTGEKPYECKECGKAFNYCSNLNDHQRIHTGEKPYECKVCGKAFTKSSQLFPHLRIHTGEKPYECKECGKAFTQHSRLIQHQRIHTGEKPYECKECGKAFSSASTLTNHHRIHAGKKLYECKECGKAFIQSSELIQHQRIHTDEKPYECNECGKAFNKGSNLTRHQRIHTGEKPFDCKECGKAFGSRSDLIRHEGIHTG from the exons ATGGTGCTATGCCAGTACGGGGATCATG atctGGAATCCATGTGTGAGACCAAGATATTATCTCTAAAGAAGAGACATTTTAGTCAAGTAATATTTACCCATGAAGACATGCCCACTTTTATTCAGCCCACATTTCTCACTCCACATCAAAAAACTGTTAATGAAGAGAAACCCTGTGAATGTAAGATATGTGGAAAGGCCTTTAATCAGAACTCACAATTTATTCAACATCAGAGAACTCATTCTGCTGAAAAAAACTACAAATGTAAAGAGTGTGGGAAGTCCTTTAGTCGTGGCTCGCTTGTTACTCGACATCAGAGGATTCATACTGGTgaaaaaccctatgaatgtaaggaatgtggcaaGGCTTTTAGTTGTAGTTCATATTTTTCTCAACATCAGAGGATTCACactggtgagaaaccctatgaatgtaaggaatgtggaaaagcctttaatTATTGCTCAAACCTCAACGatcatcagagaattcacactggtgagaaaccctatgaatgtaaagtatgtggaaaagcctttacTAAGAGTTCACAGCTCTTTCCACATCtgagaattcatactggtgagaaaccttatgaatgtaaagaatgtgggaaagcctttactCAACACTCAAGGCTTATTCAACATCAGAGAATACATACAGgtgagaaaccttatgaatgtaaggaatgtgggaaggcctttagtAGTGCCTCAACACTTACTAACCATCACAGAATTCATGCAGGCAAGAAACtctatgaatgtaaggaatgtggcaaggcctttattCAGAGCTCAGAACTTATTCAACATCAGAGAATCCATACAGATgaaaaaccttatgaatgtaatgaatgtgggaaggcctttaaTAAAGGTTCAAACCTTACTAGACATCAAAGAATTCACACTGGTGAGAAACCCTTTGACTGTAAGGAATGCGGAAAGGCCTTTGGTAGTCGTTCTGACCTTATTCGCCATGAAGGAATTCATACTGGGTGA
- the ZNF829 gene encoding zinc finger protein 829 isoform X5: protein MVERELTRGLCSDLESMCETKILSLKKRHFSQVIFTHEDMPTFIQPTFLTPHQKTVNEEKPCECKICGKAFNQNSQFIQHQRTHSAEKNYKCKECGKSFSRGSLVTRHQRIHTGEKPYECKECGKAFSCSSYFSQHQRIHTGEKPYECKECGKAFNYCSNLNDHQRIHTGEKPYECKVCGKAFTKSSQLFPHLRIHTGEKPYECKECGKAFTQHSRLIQHQRIHTGEKPYECKECGKAFSSASTLTNHHRIHAGKKLYECKECGKAFIQSSELIQHQRIHTDEKPYECNECGKAFNKGSNLTRHQRIHTGEKPFDCKECGKAFGSRSDLIRHEGIHTG, encoded by the coding sequence atctGGAATCCATGTGTGAGACCAAGATATTATCTCTAAAGAAGAGACATTTTAGTCAAGTAATATTTACCCATGAAGACATGCCCACTTTTATTCAGCCCACATTTCTCACTCCACATCAAAAAACTGTTAATGAAGAGAAACCCTGTGAATGTAAGATATGTGGAAAGGCCTTTAATCAGAACTCACAATTTATTCAACATCAGAGAACTCATTCTGCTGAAAAAAACTACAAATGTAAAGAGTGTGGGAAGTCCTTTAGTCGTGGCTCGCTTGTTACTCGACATCAGAGGATTCATACTGGTgaaaaaccctatgaatgtaaggaatgtggcaaGGCTTTTAGTTGTAGTTCATATTTTTCTCAACATCAGAGGATTCACactggtgagaaaccctatgaatgtaaggaatgtggaaaagcctttaatTATTGCTCAAACCTCAACGatcatcagagaattcacactggtgagaaaccctatgaatgtaaagtatgtggaaaagcctttacTAAGAGTTCACAGCTCTTTCCACATCtgagaattcatactggtgagaaaccttatgaatgtaaagaatgtgggaaagcctttactCAACACTCAAGGCTTATTCAACATCAGAGAATACATACAGgtgagaaaccttatgaatgtaaggaatgtgggaaggcctttagtAGTGCCTCAACACTTACTAACCATCACAGAATTCATGCAGGCAAGAAACtctatgaatgtaaggaatgtggcaaggcctttattCAGAGCTCAGAACTTATTCAACATCAGAGAATCCATACAGATgaaaaaccttatgaatgtaatgaatgtgggaaggcctttaaTAAAGGTTCAAACCTTACTAGACATCAAAGAATTCACACTGGTGAGAAACCCTTTGACTGTAAGGAATGCGGAAAGGCCTTTGGTAGTCGTTCTGACCTTATTCGCCATGAAGGAATTCATACTGGGTGA
- the ZNF829 gene encoding zinc finger protein 829 isoform X7 has product MCETKILSLKKRHFSQVIFTHEDMPTFIQPTFLTPHQKTVNEEKPCECKICGKAFNQNSQFIQHQRTHSAEKNYKCKECGKSFSRGSLVTRHQRIHTGEKPYECKECGKAFSCSSYFSQHQRIHTGEKPYECKECGKAFNYCSNLNDHQRIHTGEKPYECKVCGKAFTKSSQLFPHLRIHTGEKPYECKECGKAFTQHSRLIQHQRIHTGEKPYECKECGKAFSSASTLTNHHRIHAGKKLYECKECGKAFIQSSELIQHQRIHTDEKPYECNECGKAFNKGSNLTRHQRIHTGEKPFDCKECGKAFGSRSDLIRHEGIHTG; this is encoded by the coding sequence ATGTGTGAGACCAAGATATTATCTCTAAAGAAGAGACATTTTAGTCAAGTAATATTTACCCATGAAGACATGCCCACTTTTATTCAGCCCACATTTCTCACTCCACATCAAAAAACTGTTAATGAAGAGAAACCCTGTGAATGTAAGATATGTGGAAAGGCCTTTAATCAGAACTCACAATTTATTCAACATCAGAGAACTCATTCTGCTGAAAAAAACTACAAATGTAAAGAGTGTGGGAAGTCCTTTAGTCGTGGCTCGCTTGTTACTCGACATCAGAGGATTCATACTGGTgaaaaaccctatgaatgtaaggaatgtggcaaGGCTTTTAGTTGTAGTTCATATTTTTCTCAACATCAGAGGATTCACactggtgagaaaccctatgaatgtaaggaatgtggaaaagcctttaatTATTGCTCAAACCTCAACGatcatcagagaattcacactggtgagaaaccctatgaatgtaaagtatgtggaaaagcctttacTAAGAGTTCACAGCTCTTTCCACATCtgagaattcatactggtgagaaaccttatgaatgtaaagaatgtgggaaagcctttactCAACACTCAAGGCTTATTCAACATCAGAGAATACATACAGgtgagaaaccttatgaatgtaaggaatgtgggaaggcctttagtAGTGCCTCAACACTTACTAACCATCACAGAATTCATGCAGGCAAGAAACtctatgaatgtaaggaatgtggcaaggcctttattCAGAGCTCAGAACTTATTCAACATCAGAGAATCCATACAGATgaaaaaccttatgaatgtaatgaatgtgggaaggcctttaaTAAAGGTTCAAACCTTACTAGACATCAAAGAATTCACACTGGTGAGAAACCCTTTGACTGTAAGGAATGCGGAAAGGCCTTTGGTAGTCGTTCTGACCTTATTCGCCATGAAGGAATTCATACTGGGTGA